The following coding sequences are from one Gossypium hirsutum isolate 1008001.06 chromosome A12, Gossypium_hirsutum_v2.1, whole genome shotgun sequence window:
- the LOC121211139 gene encoding acid beta-fructofuranosidase, with protein MVDTRPFLPVSSHAGSDPTGPSENRRKPMKLQLSIFFVLLTVGFFAALLTSNNGSDNGFVKENEHGSLASPSSEKQLRPVSRGPAVGVSEKSNRLFAKDNENQLAYPWNNSMLSWQRTAFHFQPEKNWMNDPNGPLFYKGWYHFFYQYNPHAAVWGDIVWGHAVSKDLIHWLHLPLAMVADQWYDKNGVWTGSATILPDGKVVMLYTGSTTENVQVQNLAYPADHSDPLLINWVKYSGNPVLVPPPGILDKDFRDPTTAWLTSEGKWRITIGSKINKTGIALVYDTKDFINYELLDGILHAVPGTGMWECVDFFPVSKTEENGLDTSVNGPSVKHVVKASLDDDRHDYYSIGTYHEKNGTWIPDEPKIDVGIGLRYDYGIYYAAKTFYDQNKNRRVLWGWIGESDSEAADMQKGWASVQSIPRTILFDKKTGTHLLQWPVEEIESLRLKSYEFNQVKVQAGSVVPLDVGPATQLDIIAEFEIDNEALEKTTGSNVTFSCSSSGGTVERGALGPFGLLVLADDSLSEQTPVYFYIAKGSDGKLKTFFCNDQSRSSVASDVNKQIYGNLVPVLEGEKLSLRVLVDHSIVESFAQGGRTVITSRVYPTKAIYGAAKLFLFNNATEASVSASLRIWQMNSAFIRPYPNDKESQ; from the exons ATGGTGGATACAAGACCATTCCTTCCGGTTTCTAGCCATGCCGGCTCCGATCCAACGGGGCCTTCGGAAAATCGCCGGAAACCCATGAAATTGCAGCTTTCAATCTTTTTTGTGTTGTTGACGGTCGGATTTTTTGCGGCTTTGTTGACAAGTAACAATGGATCAGATAATGGTTTCGTCAAAGAAAACGAACATGGCTCATTGGCTTCGCCCTCCTCCGAGAAACAGTTGCGGCCGGTGTCACGTGGGCCGGCAGTCGGAGTGTCAGAGAAATCGAACAGGCTTTTTGCCAAAGATAACGAGAATCAGCTGGCGTATCCATGGAATAATAGCATGCTGTCATGGCAAAGAACAGCTTTTCACTTTCAACCTGAAAAGAATTGGATGAATG ATCCTAATG GTCCATTGTTCTACAAGGGATGGTATCATTTCTTCTACCAGTACAATCCCCATGCTGCTGTGTGGGGTGACATAGTTTGGGGTCATGCGGTATCCAAGGACTTGATCCATTGGCTTCACCTCCCACTGGCAATGGTTGCTGACCAGTGGTACGATAAAAATGGCGTCTGGACCGGTTCCGCCACGATCCTCCCTGACGGCAAAGTTGTTATGCTATATACTGGATCCACCACCGAGAATGTTCAAGTTCAAAACCTTGCTTATCCTGCTGACCACTCTGACCCTCTTCTTATCAACTGGGTCAAGTATTCTGGGAACCCTGTTTTAGTTCCTCCTCCGGGCATCCTTGACAAGGATTTCCGCGACCCTACTACCGCCTGGTTGACCTCCGAAGGGAAATGGCGCATTACCATAGGGTCCAAGATCAATAAAACCGGCATAGCTTTGGTGTATGATACTAAGGACTTCATAAACTATGAGTTATTAGATGGGATACTTCATGCTGTGCCCGGAACTGGCATGTGGGAGTGTGTGGACTTCTTCCCTGTTTCAAAAACGGAGGAAAATGGCTTGGACACTTCGGTTAATGGACCGAGTGTGAAGCATGTCGTGAAGGCAAGCCTGGATGATGACAGACATGATTACTATTCTATTGGGACTTATCATGAGAAGAATGGTACATGGATTCCTGATGAACCTAAGATTGATGTTGGCATTGGACTAAGGTATGATTATGGTATATACTATGCTGCCAAGACTTTCTACGATCAGAACAAAAACAGAAGAGTTTTGTGGGGATGGATTGGAGAATCCGATAGCGAAGCTGCTGATATGCAGAAAGGATGGGCATCTGTTCAG AGCATCCCGAGGACGATTTTGTTTGACAAGAAGACTGGTACTCATTTGCTTCAGTGGCCAGTGGAAGAAATAGAAAGTTTGAGGTTGAAGAGTTACGAATTTAACCAGGTGAAAGTCCAGGCCGGATCTGTTGTTCCTCTAGATGTTGGTCCAGCCACACAG TTGGATATCATAGCGGAGTTTGAGATAGATAACGAGGCGTTAGAGAAAACAACAGGGTCCAATGTAACATTCAGCTGCAGCAGCAGCGGTGGAACTGTAGAACGTGGGGCATTGGGACCATTTGGTCTGTTGGTGCTTGCGGATGACAGCCTCAGTGAACAGACACCTGTATACTTCTACATCGCCAAAGGATCCGATGGCAAACTCAAGACTTTCTTCTGCAATGATCAATCTCG ATCATCTGTAGCATCTGATGTTAATAAACAAATTTATGGGAACTTGGTTCCAGTACTGGAGGGCGAAAAATTATCCCTCAGAGTCTTG GTGGATCATTCGATCGTTGAAAGCTTTGCTCAAGGTGGAAGGACAGTCATCACATCTCGGGTTTATCCGACGAAAGCAATCTATGGAGCTGCTAAGCTGTTCTTATTCAACAATGCTACTGAGGCCAGTGTCAGTGCCTCACTTAGGATCTGGCAAATGAACTCTGCTTTCATTCGACCTTATCCAAACGATAAGGAGTCCCAATAG
- the LOC107886093 gene encoding probable trehalose-phosphate phosphatase F isoform X3 gives MELKSNHSSPVLTDPIPVNNSRLGIHSNLLSYQQSGGSLSSGKYMTIPRKKPGKLEDVWSNGWLEAMRSSSPPRKRLIKDKDFTIEAAADDFDIAYCSWMMRSAIRDVAKYFPTAIISGRSRDKVYELVGLTELYYAGSHGMDIMGPVSHAESGDHPNCIRSTDQQGKEVNLFQPAREFIPMIDEAWLVLQVLKTLVENTKDIKGANVENHKFCTSVHYRNVEEKNWPTIAQRVHDILKDYPRLRLTHGRKVLEIRPVIDWNKGKAVEFLLESLGLSDRDDVLAIYIGDDKTDEDAFKVFRERNLGYGILVSSVPKESNAFFSVRDPSEVKKFLKALVTWKKFEKA, from the exons ATGGAGTTGAAGTCAAATCATTCATCTCCGGTTCTCACTGATCCTATTCCAGTCAACAATTCAAGACTAGGAATCCACTCGAATCTGCTCTCCTATCAGCAATCAGGTGGATCTTTATCCTCGGGCAAGTATATGACGATTCCTAGAAAGAAACCTGGAAAGCTTGAGGATGTTTGGTCCAATGGTTGGCTAGAGGCGATGAGATCATCATCGCCCCCTCGTAAGAGGTTAATAAAGGACAAGGACTTCACCATTGAGGCTGCTGCTGATGATTTTGATATTGCTTATTGCTCCTGGATG ATGCGTTCTGCTATCAGGGATGTTGCGAAGTATTTCCCAACAGCAATTATTAGTGGCAGAAGCCGTGATAAG GTTTATGAATTGGTAGGACTAACTGAACTTTATTATGCTGGTAGTCATGGAATGGACATTATGGGCCCTGTGAGTCATGCAGAGTCTGGTGACCATCCAAATTGTATTAGATCAACTGACCAACAG GGCAAGGAGGTAAACCTTTTCCAGCCCGCTAGAGAATTCATCCCTATGATTGATGAG GCCTGgcttgttttgcaggttttaaaaaccCTTGTCGAGAATACTAAAGATATTAAAGGTGCAAATGTTGAGAATCACAAGTTTTGTACTTCTGTTCATTACCGTAATGTAGAGGAGAAG AACTGGCCGACCATCGCACAACGTGTTCATGATATTCTGAAAGACTATCCTCGTTTGAGATTGACTCACGGGCGGAAG GTTTTAGAGATTCGTCCTGTGATTGACTGGAATAAAGGGAAAGCAGTCGAATTTCTGCTCGAATCCCTCG GATTAAGTGATAGAGATGATGTGCTTGCAATCTATATTGGCGATGACAAGACTGATGAGGATGCATTCAAG GTTTTTAGGGAAAGAAATCTGGGTTATGGGATACTGGTGTCTTCAGTGCCCAAAGAAAGCAATGCATTTTTCTCTGTCAGGGACCCATCAGAG GTGAAGAAATTTCTCAAGGCTTTGGTGACATGGAAGAAGTTTGAAAAAGCTTAA
- the LOC107886093 gene encoding probable trehalose-phosphate phosphatase F isoform X1, with protein MELKSNHSSPVLTDPIPVNNSRLGIHSNLLSYQQSGGSLSSGKYMTIPRKKPGKLEDVWSNGWLEAMRSSSPPRKRLIKDKDFTIEAAADDFDIAYCSWMIKYPSALKSFDQILKNAKNKKVAVFLDYDGTLSPIVDDPDRAFMSDSMRSAIRDVAKYFPTAIISGRSRDKVYELVGLTELYYAGSHGMDIMGPVSHAESGDHPNCIRSTDQQGKEVNLFQPAREFIPMIDEAWLVLQVLKTLVENTKDIKGANVENHKFCTSVHYRNVEEKNWPTIAQRVHDILKDYPRLRLTHGRKVLEIRPVIDWNKGKAVEFLLESLGLSDRDDVLAIYIGDDKTDEDAFKVFRERNLGYGILVSSVPKESNAFFSVRDPSEVKKFLKALVTWKKFEKA; from the exons ATGGAGTTGAAGTCAAATCATTCATCTCCGGTTCTCACTGATCCTATTCCAGTCAACAATTCAAGACTAGGAATCCACTCGAATCTGCTCTCCTATCAGCAATCAGGTGGATCTTTATCCTCGGGCAAGTATATGACGATTCCTAGAAAGAAACCTGGAAAGCTTGAGGATGTTTGGTCCAATGGTTGGCTAGAGGCGATGAGATCATCATCGCCCCCTCGTAAGAGGTTAATAAAGGACAAGGACTTCACCATTGAGGCTGCTGCTGATGATTTTGATATTGCTTATTGCTCCTGGATG ATTAAATATCCATCTGCACTTAAATCTTTTGACCAAATCTTGAAAAATGCCAAGAACAAAAAGGTTGCAGTTTTCCTAGACTATGATGGTACCCTTTCCCCCATAGTAGATGACCCAGATCGGGCATTTATGTCTGATTCT ATGCGTTCTGCTATCAGGGATGTTGCGAAGTATTTCCCAACAGCAATTATTAGTGGCAGAAGCCGTGATAAG GTTTATGAATTGGTAGGACTAACTGAACTTTATTATGCTGGTAGTCATGGAATGGACATTATGGGCCCTGTGAGTCATGCAGAGTCTGGTGACCATCCAAATTGTATTAGATCAACTGACCAACAG GGCAAGGAGGTAAACCTTTTCCAGCCCGCTAGAGAATTCATCCCTATGATTGATGAG GCCTGgcttgttttgcaggttttaaaaaccCTTGTCGAGAATACTAAAGATATTAAAGGTGCAAATGTTGAGAATCACAAGTTTTGTACTTCTGTTCATTACCGTAATGTAGAGGAGAAG AACTGGCCGACCATCGCACAACGTGTTCATGATATTCTGAAAGACTATCCTCGTTTGAGATTGACTCACGGGCGGAAG GTTTTAGAGATTCGTCCTGTGATTGACTGGAATAAAGGGAAAGCAGTCGAATTTCTGCTCGAATCCCTCG GATTAAGTGATAGAGATGATGTGCTTGCAATCTATATTGGCGATGACAAGACTGATGAGGATGCATTCAAG GTTTTTAGGGAAAGAAATCTGGGTTATGGGATACTGGTGTCTTCAGTGCCCAAAGAAAGCAATGCATTTTTCTCTGTCAGGGACCCATCAGAG GTGAAGAAATTTCTCAAGGCTTTGGTGACATGGAAGAAGTTTGAAAAAGCTTAA
- the LOC107886093 gene encoding probable trehalose-phosphate phosphatase F isoform X2 translates to MELKSNHSSPVLTDPIPVNNSRLGIHSNLLSYQQSGGSLSSGKYMTIPRKKPGKLEDVWSNGWLEAMRSSSPPRKRLIKDKDFTIEAAADDFDIAYCSWMIKYPSALKSFDQILKNAKNKKVAVFLDYDGTLSPIVDDPDRAFMSDSMRSAIRDVAKYFPTAIISGRSRDKVYELVGLTELYYAGSHGMDIMGPVSHAESGDHPNCIRSTDQQGKEVNLFQPAREFIPMIDEVLKTLVENTKDIKGANVENHKFCTSVHYRNVEEKNWPTIAQRVHDILKDYPRLRLTHGRKVLEIRPVIDWNKGKAVEFLLESLGLSDRDDVLAIYIGDDKTDEDAFKVFRERNLGYGILVSSVPKESNAFFSVRDPSEVKKFLKALVTWKKFEKA, encoded by the exons ATGGAGTTGAAGTCAAATCATTCATCTCCGGTTCTCACTGATCCTATTCCAGTCAACAATTCAAGACTAGGAATCCACTCGAATCTGCTCTCCTATCAGCAATCAGGTGGATCTTTATCCTCGGGCAAGTATATGACGATTCCTAGAAAGAAACCTGGAAAGCTTGAGGATGTTTGGTCCAATGGTTGGCTAGAGGCGATGAGATCATCATCGCCCCCTCGTAAGAGGTTAATAAAGGACAAGGACTTCACCATTGAGGCTGCTGCTGATGATTTTGATATTGCTTATTGCTCCTGGATG ATTAAATATCCATCTGCACTTAAATCTTTTGACCAAATCTTGAAAAATGCCAAGAACAAAAAGGTTGCAGTTTTCCTAGACTATGATGGTACCCTTTCCCCCATAGTAGATGACCCAGATCGGGCATTTATGTCTGATTCT ATGCGTTCTGCTATCAGGGATGTTGCGAAGTATTTCCCAACAGCAATTATTAGTGGCAGAAGCCGTGATAAG GTTTATGAATTGGTAGGACTAACTGAACTTTATTATGCTGGTAGTCATGGAATGGACATTATGGGCCCTGTGAGTCATGCAGAGTCTGGTGACCATCCAAATTGTATTAGATCAACTGACCAACAG GGCAAGGAGGTAAACCTTTTCCAGCCCGCTAGAGAATTCATCCCTATGATTGATGAG gttttaaaaaccCTTGTCGAGAATACTAAAGATATTAAAGGTGCAAATGTTGAGAATCACAAGTTTTGTACTTCTGTTCATTACCGTAATGTAGAGGAGAAG AACTGGCCGACCATCGCACAACGTGTTCATGATATTCTGAAAGACTATCCTCGTTTGAGATTGACTCACGGGCGGAAG GTTTTAGAGATTCGTCCTGTGATTGACTGGAATAAAGGGAAAGCAGTCGAATTTCTGCTCGAATCCCTCG GATTAAGTGATAGAGATGATGTGCTTGCAATCTATATTGGCGATGACAAGACTGATGAGGATGCATTCAAG GTTTTTAGGGAAAGAAATCTGGGTTATGGGATACTGGTGTCTTCAGTGCCCAAAGAAAGCAATGCATTTTTCTCTGTCAGGGACCCATCAGAG GTGAAGAAATTTCTCAAGGCTTTGGTGACATGGAAGAAGTTTGAAAAAGCTTAA